In one window of Cuculus canorus isolate bCucCan1 chromosome 37, bCucCan1.pri, whole genome shotgun sequence DNA:
- the YIF1B gene encoding protein YIF1B, translated as MEPDGASRHPPKRRVPPRMAEPHPLFDDTSAERGYRAPPPAPFAAPPAAAAAAFLAEPVSSLAAAYGASLATQGRDIVDRNLDRFLPVGRLKYYFAVDTVYVGRKLGLLVFPFLHPDWQVRFQDTPVAPRFDVNAPDLYIPAMAFITYVLVAGLALGTQNKFSPDSLGLQASSALAWLLLEVLAQLLALYLGAGPTALAPADLLAFAGYKYVGMILALLAGLLFGHAGYLAVLSWCCLTIFIFMIRSLRLKLLSEPAAEAVPVRGARNQLRMYLTMGMAGAQPLLMYGLTRHLLT; from the exons ATGGAGCCTGACGGGGCTTCGCGGCACC CCCCCAAACGGCGCGTCCCGCCGCGCATGGCCGAGCCGCACCCGCTGTTCGATGACACGAGCGCGGAGCGCGGTTACCgagcgccgccgcccgccccgttcgccgccccccccgccgccgccgccgccgctttCCTCGCCGAGCCCGTGTCCAGCCTCGCCGCCGCCTATGGGGCCTCTCTGGCCACGCAGGGACGAGACATCGTGGACAGGAAC CTCGATCGGTTCCTGCCCGTGGGACGCCTCAAGTATTATTTCGCCGTCGACACCGTATACGTGGGGCGGAAACTGGGACTGCTCGTGTTCCCCTTCCTGCACCCG GACTGGCAGGTCCGCTTCCAGGACACTCCGGTCGCCCCTCGCTTCGACGTTAACGCCCCCGATCTCTACATCCCGG CCATGGCTTTCATCACCTACGTCCTCGTCGCGGGATTGGCTCTTGGCACCCAAAATAA GTTCTCCCCCGACAGCCTGGGGCTGCAGGCGAGCTCGGCGCTGGCCTGGTTGCTCCTCGAGGTGTTGGCGCAGCTCCTCGCGCTCTACCTGGGCGCCGGCCCCACGGCGCTCGCCCCCGCAGACCTCCTGGCCTTCGCCGGCTATAAATACGTCGG caTGATCCTGGCTCTTCTGGCCGGGCTCCTCTTCGGCCACGCCGGTTACTTGGCGGTGCTGAGCTGGTGCTGCCTCACCATCTTCATCTTCATG atccgCAGTCTCCGGTTGAAGCTGCTGTCGGAGCCGGCGGCTGAGGCTGTGCCGGTTCGGGGGGCGCGGAATCAGCTTCGGATGTACCTGACGATGGGCATGGCCGGAGCGCAGCCCCTCCTCATGTACGGCCTCACTCGGCACCTCCTCACCTGA
- the SPINT2 gene encoding kunitz-type protease inhibitor 2, whose product MAGGRLLPPLLLLLLPVAAANDGPDGLRAIGLCSLPRASGDCRAWIPRWWFNASSGVCQSFVYGGCDGNANNFNTEQECRERCGTAALGNSNRLPEQPAAVNAPDGNLGAFRASAVAPDPCGAPALTGPCRASFPRWFYIPANGTCRIFTYGGCRGNGNNFQSHQECLSRCQPRKGDAEADFTSSFFSSKVLALGILLAVLAALVLVSGMDLVLKLCRKKAEVPGMPLGWSPGDDKEYLMSNAYTL is encoded by the exons ATGGCGGGCGGGCGGCTCCTCccgccgctgctgctgctgctcctgcccgTGGCTGCCGCCAACGACGGCCCCGACGGGCTCCGCGCGATCG GGCTGTGCTCGCTGCCGCGGGCGAGTGGCGACTGCCGGGCTTGGATCCCGCGTTGGTGGTTTAACGCCTCGTCCGGCGTTTGCCAGAGCTTCGTTTACGGCGGCTGCGACGGCAACGCCAACAACTTCAACACGGAACAGGAATGCCGGGAACGCTGCGGCACTGCCG CTCTTGGGAATTCCAACCGCCTTCCGGAGCAGCCGGCTGCCGTCAACGCTCCGGATGGCAACCTCGGTGCTTTCCGGGCTTCCGCGGTTGCTCCGGATCCTTGCGGCGCTCCCGCTCTCACCGGTCCATGCCGAGCATCCTTCCCACGTTGGTTCTACATCCCGGCCAACGGAACGTGCCGGATTTTTACCTACGGAGGTTGCCGGGGCAACGGGAACAACTTCCAAAGCCACCAGGAGTGCCTAAGCCGTTGCCAACCCAGAAAAG GTGATGCCGAAGCGGATTTTACCAGCAGCTTCTTCTCTTCCAAAG TGCTCGCTCTCGGGATCCTCTTGGCCGTTTTGGCTGCCCTCGTGCTCGTCTCCGGTATGGATTTGGTGCTCAAGTTGTGCCGGAAAAAGGCGGAAGTGCCAGGAATGCCGCTGGGATGGAGCCCCGGAGACGACAAGGAATACCTGATGAGCAACGCTTACACCCTCTGA
- the PPP1R14A gene encoding protein phosphatase 1 regulatory subunit 14A, with protein sequence MAANRWWRRPGRGGGSPGSRRSPQSPGRSPGLQRRPARVTVKYNRRELQRRLETEQWIDRRLEELYRGREEEMPDEVDIDALLELETDTERAEALQAILKSCTTSIEEFIQELLPQLKGLPKQQVLQHPNPDETPP encoded by the exons ATGGCCGCGAACCGGTGGTGGCGGCggccgggccggggcgggggctCCCCGGGGTCCCGGCGCTCCCCTCAGTCCCCGGGTCGAAGCCCGGGGCTGCAGCGGCGCCCGGCGAGGGTAACGGTCAAATACAACCGGAGGGAACTGCAGCGGCGCCTCGAGACCGAGCAGTGGATCGACCGGAGGCTCGAGGAGCTCTACCGGGGGAGG gaggaggagatgccGGACGAGGTGGACATTGACGCCCTCCTGGAGCTCGAGACGGACACGGAGCGGGCAGAGGCGCTGCAG GCCATCCTGAAATCCTGCACCACCAGCATCGAG gaatTCATCCAGGAGCTTCTCCCGCAACTGAAAGGGCTCCCGAAACAACAGGTCCTGCAGCACCCCAATCCGGATGAGACCCCCCCATAA